In Luteimonas galliterrae, the sequence AGCACGAACAGCGGACCCAGGCCGACGAATAGCGACAGCGCGATCTGGAACGTCAGCAGCAACGCTCCGCCCATCAAGGCCGGGCCGCCGATGCCCAAGGTGACCAAGCCCATGTCTCGGGCCTTGGCGGCTTGGATCTCGGCCGTCGACGCCTGGATCCAGTCGATGCTGCTCAGCGCCAGTTGCAGATAACCAAAACTGCGATCGATCTCAGCCAGAACGTCGCCGTCGCCGCCATGCACCACGGCCGCCACGGCGCGCACCAGGTCTGTGCCCAGCCACTCGAACAACGTGGTCCCGCCTAGGGTGGTGCCCATGGCCAGGCCCAGGATGACCACCGCACGCCATGTGTCGGTAAGCCTGGCAGCGGCCGAGGCCGAGACGTTGCCGGTGATGAGCTGATAGCCCTGCCAGGCCAGATGCAGTGTCAGCAGGCCCGAGGCGATGCCGTGGACCCAGGTCAGCATGCGGCTCAGCCAGCCGAAGGCCAGGGCGTCGAATTGGGCCAGCAGGAAATCGTAGACGGTGCGGAAAGCGATGTAGGCGGCGACATCGTCGATCATCTGAAGCCTCGTCCGTTGAGGAGTCTCAACAGACGGAAGCGACGTTAAGAAGTGGCCATCCCAACAAGCCGGCGACTAACCTCCAGCCGGCTTCGGCGCAGGCGGCGGATCGGGCGGCGTCGTGGGTTCCGGCGCGGGCGGCGGCGCGGACTGTTCGCCGGGCGCGGCCGGCAGATAGTACTTCACGCGATCGAAGAAGCGCTTGTAGAAGTCGACGTTCTGCACCGTATTGCTCGCCACGCGCACCAGCGAGGCGCCGCTGCTGCCGACCGGCAGCGACACCGAGCCGATCATGCCGACGCCGACGCTGGCCGAGTTCGAGGTGGTCTTCAACGCATAGCGGTCCTGCACCGCATTGACGAACACGATGGCGTGGCTGTCGTCCTGCGGCACGCAGGTCACGCGCACGTTGAGTTGAGTATGGGTTTCCGCGTCGGGCTGGAAGTTCTTGTTGGCTTCCACCGCATCGGCGCCGGTCTTGGCGATCACGTAACCCTGTCCGAGCAAGGCCCTGCGCGCGGACTCGCAAGCCGCCGCCTGCGAGACTTCGTACGTGCGGGAGTACGTGTCGTCGGCGCCGAACGTTTCGCCCGAGGGCGGCGGCTCCTGCTTGGCGCCGCGCATGCCGCAAGCGGCCAGCAAGCTGGCGATGGTGAGCGCGCGGGCGGCGAAACGGGTACGGGTCATGGCGGGGATCGCAGAACCGGGAAATCCCGAGTCTATCGGCACGCATGTACAGATCGCCTGAATAACACGCTGCGCGGCGCTTCCGGGCCGCCTGCGGCGATTAAAAAGTTCTTAACCCCCGCCCGGCAAGCTCGCCATCGCCTGCCGGCAACGCCCACGGCGCTTTTTCGTATCGCATCGCTGCCGGCCGTCGCCTTCCCTCTCCCAGGAGTCGCCATGCAAGTTTTTCGGATCTTGTTGTGTACCGCCCTGCTCGCGCCCGCAACGCTGCAGGCGCAGGTCGTGCAGAAATCGGACGAGGCTGCTGCCGGTGAACTGCCTTCGCGCTGGAGCCTGGGCCTGGCTGCTGCGGTCCGGCAGAGCGCCTATGCGGGCGAGGACCGCCGCAGCATGGTCTTCCCCAACGTGATCTACGAAGGCGAGCGCTTTTTCTGGCATGGCGGCGCGGCCGGCTATCACTTGACCAAACGCGACGGTTTCGTGTTGGACGGTTTCGTCGCCGCGCGGATGGACGGCATCGACGCGGACGATTTCGGCGTGCGCGAACTCGCGCAGCGCGGCGTCGACCGCCGGCTGCTGGACGACCGCGACGACAGCGCGGACGCCGGCTTCGCGGCGACGTGGAAAGGCGCGGCCGGCGAGTTGGAGCTCGACGTGAGGGCAGACGTCACCGGCACCAGCGAGGGCTACCAGACCTCAGCCCATTACCGCTATCCGTTCCGCTTCGGTGCCACGACGATCACGCCCAGCATCGGCGCCCGATCCCTATCCGCCGATATGGCCGACTACTACTACGGCACGCTGGACGAGGAAATCGCCCGGGGCGTCGTGCGATATCGGCCCGGCAGCGTGGTCGTTCCGGATGCCGGGGTGACGCTGGTCACGGCGTTCGCGCGCAAATGGCTGTTCATCGCCGGCATCGAATACCGCGCCTTGCCCGACGAACTCAAGGACAGTCCGCTGGTGGAGCTGGACGCCGACCATACGGCCACTTTCGTGATCGGCTTTTCGCGCGGATTCTGAGGCGGCAGTACGATCCCCACCGTGCGAGGCGGCAGGAAGTGGCATGCAAGCGGCGCGGTTATTGGCCCTTGCGGCGGCGTTGCGGTGCTTCGATCATCTCCGCTTCGGCCAGAACAGGACAAAACGATGGACATGCGCGTACTCGTCCGCACCGGCCTTTCGTTTTGCCTGCTGAGTGCCGCGTGGCCGCCCTCGCCTGCTGGCGCGCAGCAAAACACCGGTGCATCGCCGCATCACAACCTGCCGTCGGCGAAGCAGAGCGGACAACATGATTTCGATTGGGAAATCGGCGCCTGGAAGACCCATCTGAAGCGCCGCCTGCGGCCCTTGACCGGTTCCGACGAATGGGTCGAGTACCAGGGCACCAGCATCGTCCGCCAAGTCCTGGATGGACGCGCCAATCTGGTGGAACTCGAAGTGCAGGGTCCGGCGGGCCGCATCGAAGGCGTATCGCTGCGCCTGTACGACCCGAAAGCCAAGCTATGGAGCCTGCACTACGCCAGCATCGCCAACGGCGCACTCACACCGCCCGTTATCGGCCGGTTCGAATCGGGACGCGGCGAATTCTTCGCTTCGGACACGCTCGACGGGCGGCCGATACGGGTGAGGTTCGTCATTTCCGACATCACCCCCGACTCGGCGCATTTCGAGCAAGCGTTCTCCGCCGACGGCGGCAAGACCTGGGAAACCAATTGGATCGCCACCGACACGCGGACCGGAGATTGAAGGGCATGCCGATTCCAGCGCAGGTGCGCGCCATCCGCCAGGACGACTTCCCCGCATGGAAACCGTTGTGGGACGGTTACAACGCCTTCTACGGCCGCGCGGGCGAGACCGCGCTCGACGACCGGATCACGCAAACCACCTGGCAGCGCTTCTTCGACGACAGCGAACCGGTCTTCGCGCTGGTCGCCGAAGCGGACGGGAAATTGCTCGGCCTCGTGCATTACCTCTTCCATCGCAGCACCACGCGGATAGAACTCACTTGCTACCTGCAGGATCTGTTCACTGCCGAACCCGAACGCGGGCGCGGCATCGGCCGGAACTTGATCGAAGCGGTGTACCGGCAAGCGAAGGCTGCCGGCATCCGACGCGTCTACTGGCAAACGCAGGAGAACAACACCGTCGGACGTCGGCTTTACGATGACGTGGCCGAATACGAAGGTTTCATCGTCTACAGCCGCGACGGCTGAGGCCTATCGCTAGCGGTCGTCCCGCCGGGATGCCTTTTTGTGGGAGCGGCTTTAGCCACGAGCTTTTCGATCCATCGCGTCTCACGGAAAAAAGCGCGCGGCTAAGCCGCTCCTACGAAAAACGGTCCGCCAGCGCGTCGGTGGCTCCCACCAGCGCATCGACGATCGCCGGATCGGCCGCGCTATGGCCGGCCAGCACGACGCGGAAATCGGCTTCCGGCCAGGCCTTGGCGAGATCGTAGGCGCTTTTCACCGGACAAATGATGTCGTAGCGGCCGTGCACGATGGTCGCGGGAATATGGCGGATGCGCGCCACGTCGCGCAGCAGTTGATCGGTCTCCAGAAAAGCGCCATGGCGGAAGTAATGCGCTTCGGCACGCGCCACGCTGATCGCCACTTGCGGATCTTCGAAGCTGCCCGGCTCCAGCGGATCGTGCACCAACGTCGTGCTGCCGCCCTCCCAGTAACCCCAGGCGCGCGCGGCCGCCAGGCGCACGGCCGGATCGTCGTTGTCCAACCTGCGCCAGTAGGCCTCGATCATGTCGCCGCGCTCGTCGGCCGGAATGTGCGCCAGGTAGTGCTCCCAGCGTTCGGGAAATATCCACGAAGCGCCGCCGTCGGGTTCGTTGAACCAACGCACTTCGCCGGGCCGGCCGAGGAAGATGCCGCGCAGCACCAGGCCGAGCGCGCGTTCCGGATGCTTCTGCGCATAAGCCAGCGCGAGCGTCGAACCCCACGATCCGCCGAACACCACCCAGCGTTCGATGCCCAGATGCTCGCGTATCGTTTCGATATCGGCGACCAGATGCCAGGTCGTGTTGTCGCGCAGCTCCGCATGCGGCGTGGATTTGCCGGCGCCGCGCTGGTCGAACAGCATGATGCGATAGCGCGCCGGATCGAAGAAACGGCGGTGGTAAGGCGACACGCCCGCGCCGGGACCGCCGTGCAGGAAGACGACGGGCAGCCCGTCCGGATTGCCGCACTCCTCGACATGCAGCTCGTGCAGGGCGTCGACGCGCAAACGCTGCGTGCGATAAGGCTCGATTTCGGGGTACAGCTCGCGCATGGTCGAGTCTTCGGGGAATTACGCGAGCATAGCCTTAGTCGCGAACCGGGACTACCCGCGCTCCAGCGAAGCCATGTCGATCACGAAACGATAGCGCACGTCGTTCTTCAGCAGGCGTTCGTAGGCCTCGTTGACCTGCTGGATCGGCACCATCTCCACATCGCTGACGATGCCGTGCTCGGCGCAGAAATCCATCATCTCCTGGGTCTCGGCCATGCCGCCGATCGCCGAGCCGGAGATGCGCTTGCGGCCGAACATCAGGTTGACGCCGCGCAGCGCCGGCTCGAGTTCGGTCAACGCGCCCACCAGCACCATGGTGGCGTCGCGCTTGAGCAGCGCGACATAGGGATTGACGTCGTGGCCGACCGGGATGGTGTTGAGCAGGAAGTCGAAGCTGCCGGCGTGCGCGGCCATCGCGTCCTTGTCGCGCGAGACCAATACTTCGTCGGCGCCCAGGCGCTTGGCATCCTGGCCTTTGTCCGGCGTGCTGGTGATCATCACCACGTGCGCGCCCATCGCCTTGGCGAATTTGACGCCCATGTGACCCAAGCCGCCCAGGCCGATCACGCCCACCTTCTGTCCCGGGCCCACCTGCCAGTGGCGCAGCGGCGAATACGTGGTGATGCCTGCGCACAGCAGCGGCGCGACGGCCTTCAGGTCGAGCTTGGGCGACACCTTCACCACGAATCGCTCTTCGACGACGATGTGGTCGGAATAGCCGCCGAACGCCAATTCCTCGCTGTTGCGCAGCTTGCTGTTGTAGGTCCAGGTGGCGCCTTCGGCGCAGTACTGCTCCAGGTCCGCATTGCAATGCTCGCAATGCCGGCAGGAATCGACCATGCAGCCGACGCCGGCGTAATCGCCGACCTTGAACTTCGTGACCTGCGCGCCGACTTCGGCCACGCGGCCGATGATCTCGTGGCCGGGCACCATGGGGTACAGCGCGCCGCTCCAATGGTCGCGCGCCTGGTGCAGGTCGGAATGGCAGATGCCGCTGTACAGGATTTCGATGCGCACATCGTTCGGCCCGGGGCTGCGGCGTTCGAACGTGAAAGGAGCCAGCGGAGAATGCGCGTCTTGCGCGGCGTAACCGTGAGCCAGAGACATGGGGATATTACCTTGCGCGTGGGGATCGCCAGACGATAGACCATGGCGTTTGCGGCGTCATTGCACGATCGTCCGGACCTGCGGCATGGCATCGCAGGATCGGGCAAGCGGCACGGCGCTCTGGACATCGCCTGCACGCCAGCGCGCGCACAATCGCCGCACTTCCATCGTCAGGAGCGGCCCATGGAACTCAAGCGCGGCAGACTGATCGATCACCTGCATCTGCATGCCAAAGACCTCGACGCCAGCCGGCGGTTCTACGAGGCCGTGCTGAGCACGCTCGGCATCCCGGTGACGGCGGGCGACGGCCATTTCTACGCCGACGAACTCTGGGTGGACCGCGGCGAGCCGTCTACCCGCGTGCATTTCGCCTTCCAGGCCCTGGACCGCGCCACGGTGGAACGCTTCCACCGCGACGGCCTCGCCGCCGGCGGCCGCGACAACGGTCCGCCCGGCGAACGCGACTACCACCCCGGCTATTACGCCGCCTTCCTGCTGGATCCGGACGGCAACAACGTCGAAGCCGTTTACCACGGCCCCGCGAAACGGTCGGCCGATGCCGTGACCGTCGCCTGGTAACGCGGCGCGGGGGGCTTACGACCCGTCTCCACGCATGCGGCAAACGTGCGGGGCGCAGGTTACATTTGGCGCCGCCGCAACGCCGAGGCTCCGTTCTTTGATCGCACGATTCGCCCGTACGATGGCGCCGATATGGAAACGGATCGCGATCTACGGCCTGCTGCTGGCCGTAGCTGCGATCGGGTTGCAATGGCTCGACTACCAGCGCCTGGCGCGCACGCACTGGGACGATATCTACGCGCTCTGCATCGCCCTTGCCTTCCTCGGCCTGGGCGTATTCGTCGGTGCACGGGCGTTCGCCGGTGCGCGCAAGCCGCCGGCGTTCGACGGCAACCCGAAGGCGCAGGCGGCATTGGGGATCAGCGCGCGCGAACTGGCGGTGCTGCAGGAAATCGTCGCCGGCCGCTCCAACAAGGAGATCGCGGGCCGCCTGCACATCGCGCCGAGCACGGTCAAAACCCATGTCGCCCGGCTCTACGAAAAGCTCGGCGCCAAACGCCGCACCGATGCGGTCAACCGAGCCCGCGAACTGGGCCTGGTCCCCTGATCCGCCGCCCGCCGATCGGCCGATCGCACCAAAATCATCCTTTCGGCCGATTGCCGGAACCGCTTCGATCCCCGCCAATGGGCGCTCCCAACCCGAGGAGGCTATCCATGCTGCGCAAGATCCTGTCTTACGGCACCGTCTCCGGCCTCATCGTCGGTGGCGCGCTGTCCGTCATCGTCCTGACCCTGGGCGACCAGATGGGTCACGGCGCCATCGGCATGCTGGTCGGTTATCTGACCATGCTGGTCGGGCTGAGTCTGGTGTTCGTGGCGATCAAGCGCCACCGCGACGTGGACCTGGGCGGCGTGATCCGTTTCTGGCCCGCGTTCGGGCTGGGCCTGGGCGTAAGCTTCGTCGCCAGCCTGTTCTACGTGATCGCGTGGGAATCGGCGCTGGCCATCACCGGCATGGATTTCGCCGGCACTTATGCCAGCGCGGTGATCGAACGGCAGAAGGCCGCCGGCGTCAGCGGCGAAGCCCTCGCCAAACTCGTCGCGGACATGGAGAGCTTCAAGACCCACTATGCCAATCCGGCCTATCGTTGGCCGATGACGTTTGCCGAGATTTTCCCGGTCGGCGTAATCGTCTCGCTGATCTCGGCGGCATTGTTGCGGAACCGCCGTCTGCTGCCGGCACGTCGCGCATGACGCGGCCGTAGCCCGGGCAAGGCCGCAGGCCGCATCCGGGTCGCACGCGCGACCGGAAATACCGCGTCCCGGGTGCGCTGCGCTTACCCGGGCTACGTTCGTCGCGCATGAAGCAGAAAGAATGAAACACTAGTGCTCAATACTGACGACGATCGGAAAGCCGTCTTCTGACCTGCTCCAGCTGTCTTCTCTTACCGCTCATCCATGCTACCTAAAAGTAGACTACCTATCGCACTGTAGACTCGATCGCGCGTTTTCATAAGTTAGAGG encodes:
- a CDS encoding helix-turn-helix transcriptional regulator; this encodes MAPIWKRIAIYGLLLAVAAIGLQWLDYQRLARTHWDDIYALCIALAFLGLGVFVGARAFAGARKPPAFDGNPKAQAALGISARELAVLQEIVAGRSNKEIAGRLHIAPSTVKTHVARLYEKLGAKRRTDAVNRARELGLVP
- a CDS encoding VOC family protein, which encodes MELKRGRLIDHLHLHAKDLDASRRFYEAVLSTLGIPVTAGDGHFYADELWVDRGEPSTRVHFAFQALDRATVERFHRDGLAAGGRDNGPPGERDYHPGYYAAFLLDPDGNNVEAVYHGPAKRSADAVTVAW
- a CDS encoding NAD(P)-dependent alcohol dehydrogenase; protein product: MSLAHGYAAQDAHSPLAPFTFERRSPGPNDVRIEILYSGICHSDLHQARDHWSGALYPMVPGHEIIGRVAEVGAQVTKFKVGDYAGVGCMVDSCRHCEHCNADLEQYCAEGATWTYNSKLRNSEELAFGGYSDHIVVEERFVVKVSPKLDLKAVAPLLCAGITTYSPLRHWQVGPGQKVGVIGLGGLGHMGVKFAKAMGAHVVMITSTPDKGQDAKRLGADEVLVSRDKDAMAAHAGSFDFLLNTIPVGHDVNPYVALLKRDATMVLVGALTELEPALRGVNLMFGRKRISGSAIGGMAETQEMMDFCAEHGIVSDVEMVPIQQVNEAYERLLKNDVRYRFVIDMASLERG
- the pip gene encoding prolyl aminopeptidase — encoded protein: MRELYPEIEPYRTQRLRVDALHELHVEECGNPDGLPVVFLHGGPGAGVSPYHRRFFDPARYRIMLFDQRGAGKSTPHAELRDNTTWHLVADIETIREHLGIERWVVFGGSWGSTLALAYAQKHPERALGLVLRGIFLGRPGEVRWFNEPDGGASWIFPERWEHYLAHIPADERGDMIEAYWRRLDNDDPAVRLAAARAWGYWEGGSTTLVHDPLEPGSFEDPQVAISVARAEAHYFRHGAFLETDQLLRDVARIRHIPATIVHGRYDIICPVKSAYDLAKAWPEADFRVVLAGHSAADPAIVDALVGATDALADRFS
- a CDS encoding DUF2242 domain-containing protein — translated: MTRTRFAARALTIASLLAACGMRGAKQEPPPSGETFGADDTYSRTYEVSQAAACESARRALLGQGYVIAKTGADAVEANKNFQPDAETHTQLNVRVTCVPQDDSHAIVFVNAVQDRYALKTTSNSASVGVGMIGSVSLPVGSSGASLVRVASNTVQNVDFYKRFFDRVKYYLPAAPGEQSAPPPAPEPTTPPDPPPAPKPAGG
- a CDS encoding MipA/OmpV family protein, which encodes MQVFRILLCTALLAPATLQAQVVQKSDEAAAGELPSRWSLGLAAAVRQSAYAGEDRRSMVFPNVIYEGERFFWHGGAAGYHLTKRDGFVLDGFVAARMDGIDADDFGVRELAQRGVDRRLLDDRDDSADAGFAATWKGAAGELELDVRADVTGTSEGYQTSAHYRYPFRFGATTITPSIGARSLSADMADYYYGTLDEEIARGVVRYRPGSVVVPDAGVTLVTAFARKWLFIAGIEYRALPDELKDSPLVELDADHTATFVIGFSRGF
- a CDS encoding GNAT family N-acetyltransferase is translated as MPIPAQVRAIRQDDFPAWKPLWDGYNAFYGRAGETALDDRITQTTWQRFFDDSEPVFALVAEADGKLLGLVHYLFHRSTTRIELTCYLQDLFTAEPERGRGIGRNLIEAVYRQAKAAGIRRVYWQTQENNTVGRRLYDDVAEYEGFIVYSRDG
- a CDS encoding DUF4199 domain-containing protein yields the protein MLRKILSYGTVSGLIVGGALSVIVLTLGDQMGHGAIGMLVGYLTMLVGLSLVFVAIKRHRDVDLGGVIRFWPAFGLGLGVSFVASLFYVIAWESALAITGMDFAGTYASAVIERQKAAGVSGEALAKLVADMESFKTHYANPAYRWPMTFAEIFPVGVIVSLISAALLRNRRLLPARRA